One window of Candidatus Methylacidiphilales bacterium genomic DNA carries:
- the hisN gene encoding histidinol-phosphatase: MKKDQQLLFIEKLARAAGEVIRPFFFNPDLAVELKADQTPVTMADRRAEEVIRELIHKNYPGHGIIAEEFGNENEQAEFVWVVDPIDGTISFTSGCPLFGTLIGLLHQGKPVLGCIYQPALEQMCIGDGSVTRLNGRPVRVRETSSLPQTTVLATDLANIAKHQNFSAFEKLRQSARIFRTWGDCYGYLLLSCGLADVMMDPIMNPWDLLPLVPVVRGAGGIITAWDGSDVLKSNSCVAAGPKLHGEVIRILNAA; this comes from the coding sequence ATGAAGAAAGACCAGCAACTTTTGTTCATTGAAAAATTAGCCCGCGCAGCCGGCGAGGTCATTCGACCTTTCTTTTTCAACCCGGACCTGGCGGTTGAACTCAAAGCCGATCAAACGCCTGTCACAATGGCGGATCGCCGGGCGGAGGAAGTGATCCGCGAATTGATCCATAAAAATTATCCGGGACATGGAATTATTGCGGAGGAATTCGGGAACGAAAACGAACAGGCGGAGTTTGTCTGGGTCGTGGACCCCATCGACGGCACAATTTCGTTCACATCCGGTTGTCCGCTGTTTGGCACTTTGATTGGACTTCTGCACCAGGGCAAACCGGTGCTGGGCTGTATTTACCAGCCCGCGCTGGAGCAAATGTGCATTGGAGACGGATCGGTTACGCGCTTGAATGGACGGCCGGTTCGGGTGCGCGAAACTTCCTCCCTGCCCCAAACCACGGTGTTGGCGACTGATCTGGCGAATATTGCGAAGCATCAAAATTTTTCCGCGTTTGAAAAATTACGGCAATCCGCGCGGATTTTCCGCACCTGGGGGGATTGCTATGGCTACCTGCTTCTATCGTGCGGCCTGGCGGATGTCATGATGGATCCGATCATGAATCCGTGGGACCTGCTGCCGCTCGTCCCCGTTGTGCGCGGCGCGGGCGGAATCATCACCGCATGGGACGGATCGGATGTGCTTAAGAGTAATTCCTGCGTCGCAGCCGGGCCCAAGCTGCATGGCGAAGTCATCCGCATTTTGAATGCTGCTTAA
- a CDS encoding polysaccharide deacetylase family protein: MPSRLAIKIDVDTDRGTREGVLPLVELCRLHGVPATFFFSLGPDNTGKAIRRIFRPGFFSKVMRTRVASNYGWRTMLNGTLLPAPHIGRRNEDVMKEVRNRGFEVGIHCYDHFTWQDYVSVMPLAEIRRQFQAAQEEFVRIFGVQARSAAAPGWQCSPGSLAVYDEAGLLYASDARGRQPFLPSMQGQTFRTLQIPTTLPTLDELLGRPEFPPERIVPHYLKLLKAGGDSVLTIHAELEGLAYLELFGELLKGAAGQGIEFYSLEEAARVLHRDSLPVSEIKMGRVDGRSGTLAVVEGSAKTLF; the protein is encoded by the coding sequence ATGCCATCCCGACTTGCCATTAAGATCGATGTCGATACCGACCGAGGTACGCGCGAGGGGGTCCTGCCTCTCGTGGAATTGTGCCGCCTCCACGGCGTTCCCGCCACGTTTTTCTTTTCGCTGGGCCCGGACAATACGGGAAAAGCGATCCGCCGGATTTTCCGGCCCGGCTTTTTTTCAAAAGTCATGCGCACCCGCGTGGCGTCGAATTACGGGTGGCGCACCATGTTGAACGGAACCCTGCTGCCCGCGCCTCATATCGGCAGGCGCAATGAGGATGTCATGAAAGAGGTCCGCAACCGCGGATTCGAGGTGGGCATTCATTGTTACGATCATTTCACCTGGCAGGATTATGTGAGCGTCATGCCGCTGGCTGAAATACGACGGCAGTTTCAAGCGGCACAGGAGGAGTTTGTGCGGATTTTCGGCGTTCAAGCCCGGTCGGCCGCCGCTCCCGGCTGGCAGTGCAGCCCCGGCAGCCTCGCGGTTTATGACGAGGCCGGGCTTCTATACGCGAGCGATGCGCGGGGTCGGCAGCCCTTCCTTCCGTCCATGCAGGGCCAGACTTTTCGTACGCTTCAAATCCCGACAACCCTGCCGACTTTGGATGAATTATTGGGCCGTCCTGAATTTCCTCCGGAACGGATTGTGCCGCATTATCTCAAGTTGTTGAAAGCGGGCGGGGACTCCGTGCTGACCATTCACGCGGAATTGGAAGGCTTGGCGTATCTTGAGCTTTTCGGAGAGTTGTTGAAGGGGGCTGCAGGGCAGGGCATTGAATTTTATTCGCTGGAGGAAGCAGCGCGAGTGCTGCATCGGGATTCATTGCCGGTTTCGGAAATCAAAATGGGAAGGGTCGATGGCCGCAGCGGTACGCTGGCGGTGGTGGAGGGCAGCGCAAAAACGCTTTTTTAA